A region of the Flavipsychrobacter sp. genome:
CCATTTGGTGCATTTATTGAGTTTATGCCTGGTAAAGAAGGGCTACTACACATTTCTGAGGTTAGCTGGTCTCGTTTAGATACACTTGAGGGTGTTATGGCTGAAGGTGATACTGTAAAGATCAAACTAATAGGTACTGATCCTAAGTCTGGCAAACTTCGCCTTAGCCGCAAGGTGTTAATGGAGAAGCCGGAAGGGTATGTAGAGCCTGAAAAGCGCGAGCGCAGAGGTGGTGATGACCGCAGAGGCGACCGTAGAGGTGGTGGTGATAGAAGAGGTGGTGACCGTCGTGACAATCGCAGAGGCGGTGACGACCGTAGAGGCGAGCGCCGTGAAAGACCAAGACCAGAGAACAATGGTAGCAAAGAACAAAAACCAGAGCAACCGCAACAAGACGACAACAACGATGCAGACATGAAACTGTAATCTTTGAAGTTAATATCACTAAGCCTCGCATTAAATGCGAGGCTTTTTTGTATCCATTCTCAATTGCCTATGTACTTCTTTTCAGTATATTGCTATTATGGAATCAAACGATGCTATTAGAGAAATCCTGTATAACCCAATGATACAAAAGGGTGTGGCTGTTTTTGTTGGTGTAGCTATTATTTGGGGTATCATAAAACTGTTGCAAAAGAACCTTGCATCTAGAATCAAGAACAATGAAGCCAGATATAAAACCAGAAAACTCACTTCATTTATTGGTTTTCTCCTTACTGCTTTACTCGTCACGATCGTATTTAGCGAAAGACTAGGCGGGCTTACCGTTGCCATAGGCGTTGCGGGTGCAGGTATTGCCTTTGCACTACAAGAAGTAATCGTGAGTGTTGCGGGATGGATGGCCATTATATTTGGCAACTTCTACAAAACAGGAGACAGGGTACAACTAGGAGGTATTAAAGGCGATGTAATAGACATAGGAGTATTGCGTACAACCATTATGGAAACAGGAGAATGGGTAGATGGTGACCTATATAATGGTAGAATTGTACTAGTAGCTAATAGTTTTGTTTTCAAAGAACCAGTCTTCAACTACTCCGGAGATTTTGGATTTCTTTGGGATGAGCTTAAGCTTCCCGTACAGTTTAGCAGCAATTTTGACAAAGCAAGGTCCATGTTATTAGCTATAGCAAAAGAAGCAGTTGGAGAATACACCGTTGGGGCTAACAAAGAATGGGAAGCTATGCTCAGAAAATACAGAATAGAGAATGCAAAAACAGAACCACAAGTATCATTGGCGATAATAGATGGAGGTGCTGTTTTCACGCTCAGGTATGTTGTAGATTTTAAACTAAGAAGAAGTATAAAGGACAAGATATATAGTCGTATTCTGGAGCAAGTAAAAACTGCTGACGACATTTTCTTACCTGCAAGCACCATACAAATAACTGATG
Encoded here:
- a CDS encoding mechanosensitive ion channel, with the translated sequence MESNDAIREILYNPMIQKGVAVFVGVAIIWGIIKLLQKNLASRIKNNEARYKTRKLTSFIGFLLTALLVTIVFSERLGGLTVAIGVAGAGIAFALQEVIVSVAGWMAIIFGNFYKTGDRVQLGGIKGDVIDIGVLRTTIMETGEWVDGDLYNGRIVLVANSFVFKEPVFNYSGDFGFLWDELKLPVQFSSNFDKARSMLLAIAKEAVGEYTVGANKEWEAMLRKYRIENAKTEPQVSLAIIDGGAVFTLRYVVDFKLRRSIKDKIYSRILEQVKTADDIFLPASTIQITDAPDINVKIKE